The sequence below is a genomic window from Bacillota bacterium.
CCCAGACCGGCCTGGCCAACCTGGGCATCGACCGAAGCGCGTGGCAGGTTATGGGGCTGGGCGGTTCCGGCGGGTTTCGATCAGGGTCCAGACCGGATCAAGGAACGGGGATCGAGTGATCATGGGACCCAGCGGCGATCGCTATGTCACGCTCCCTGTGGGTCATCAGAAGCTGAGGATCCGCTATGTCACCGCGGGAGGGGCCGGCCACCCGGTCCTGCTTCTGCATGGCTTCGGCGGGAGCGCCGACCACTGGCGGTTGGTTATGCCGGCGCTGGCCCGCCATTTCCGCGTTTACGCCATCGACCTCCCGGGGTTCGGCCGGTCCGAGCGGCCGGGGCGGGGCTTCCACATCTCCGACCTGTCGCAGGCGGCCGGGGCCTTCATCAAGGCCTTCGGGCTGTCATCGCTCCGGGTGGCCGGCCACTCCATGGGCGGTCAGATCGCCGTCGAGGTGGCCCGGATGCACCAGACGCGGGTCGATCGGCTCGTCGTGATCGACAGCTCCGGCTTGAATCCCCGCCCCCTGTCGACGGCGATCCGGATGATGCTGCGCTT
It includes:
- a CDS encoding alpha/beta fold hydrolase — translated: MGPSGDRYVTLPVGHQKLRIRYVTAGGAGHPVLLLHGFGGSADHWRLVMPALARHFRVYAIDLPGFGRSERPGRGFHISDLSQAAGAFIKAFGLSSLRVAGHSMGGQIAVEVARMHQTRVDRLVVIDSSGLNPRPLSTAIRMMLRFPTLGWMWSRVVATEPVFRRRLRFLAADESRLTEADRKTLRQGILQVRLPASRGEAWAFERFLDR